A single window of Nicotiana sylvestris chromosome 3, ASM39365v2, whole genome shotgun sequence DNA harbors:
- the LOC104238310 gene encoding transcription factor MYB14-like gives MPSVPQQQQKSTSMEEVKKGAWSPEEDQKLKSYIMRYGIWNWSRMPKFAGLSRTGKSCRLRWINYLNPDVKKGPFTMEERETVIKMYQELGSRWSAIAAKLPGRTDNDVKNFFYTHLKKHMGMQKDALLKSNVRRKRVEKTKKAQERPVLFVAINNLTIGTSSNDSLISPDISSSGSSSSSINTFGKNQKMNIDMENTVILESNPETHQSDHSLSIESLDLYDTSSFWFHLLNDAHRLIL, from the exons ATGCCAAGTGTACCACAACAGCAGCAGAAAAGTACAAGCATGGAGGAGGTAAAGAAGGGAGCATGGTCTCCTGAGGAAGACCAAAAATTGAAATCTTATATCATGAGATATGGCATTTGGAATTGGAGTCGCATGCCCAAATTTGCAG GACTATCAAGAACGGGGAAAAGTTGCAGACTTAGATGGATAAATTATCTCAACCCTGATGTTAAGAAAGGACCCTTTACcatggaagaaagagaaacagtcATCAAAATGTATCAGGAACTTGGAAGTAG ATGGTCAGCTATTGCTGCAAAATTGCCAGGAAGAACTGACAACGACGTTAAAAACTTCTTCTACACACATTTAAAGAAGCATATGGGTATGCAAAAAGATGCCCTATTGAAGTCTAACGTAAGGCGGAAAAGGGTGGAGAAAACCAAAAAAGCTCAAGAAAGACCCGTATTATTCGTGGCTATTAATAATCTAACGATAGGAACATCCAGCAACGACAGTTTGATATCACCTGATATTTCTTCATCtggcagcagcagcagcagcattAATACGTTCGGGAAAAACCAAAAGATGAACATTGACATGGAAAACACGGTTATCTTGGAGAGCAATCCTGAAACTCATCAGTCTGATCACAGTTTGAGCATTGAGTCATTGGATCTGTACGATACGAGTTCATTCTGGTTTCATCTACTTAATGATGCCCACCGTCTTATTTTATGA